TCAACATCCGGCGTCCTTGAGTTTAAACAGCGCCTTAAAAGACACTTGGGCTTATGTAACGGTTTCGATGCAACAGCTCTTGCAAACGACTGTAGAGTTTTGACATCTCTGGGCGGATCTGCTTAAAACTACTATAAATGATTCTTATCCTGATCGCTGAAAATAAAAGGAACTTAGTATGACACAAGGAAAAATTCAGACCCGAACCGTGCAATTTCTGGCGGAAGACGGCTACACCTTAAGTGGCAAGCTTTACCAGACAGAAATGCCCGCTCTGGCCAATATCGTGGTGGCCTGTGCCACCGGTGTTCCGCAAGCGTTCTATCGGCGCTTTGCTGAATATGCGACCGCGGCCGGTTTTCAGGTATTGACTTTTGACTATCGTGGCATTGCAACTTCAGCACCCAAAACGCTCAAAAACTTTAAAATGTCCTATCTGGACTGGGGCCGTTATGACCTGACCGCCGCGATTGAGTATTTAAGCAAAACCGGTCTGGACATTTATATGATTGGGCATTCCTATGGGGGGCAGGCTCTGGGGCTGAGTAAATATCATGACCGGGTAGAAGCGCTCTACTGTTTTGGTACGGGTGCAGGCTGGCATGGCTATATGCCTTTTAAGGAAAAAATCAAAGTTCAGGTGATCTGGAATATTATCTTTCCCCCGATGGTGGCTGTTAGTGGCTATCTGCCGTGGAGTCTTCTGAAAATGGGCGCAGACCTGCCCTATGATGTGTATCGTGAGTGGCGCAAATGGTGTAAAAATCCGACTTATTTTTTTGCTGACCCTGACTTGAAAGCATTGCATGACCAGTATGCCAAGGTTCAAACCCGGATTTATGCCATTGCCGCTCTGGACGATGCCTGGGCCTTACCCGCTTCAAGGCATGCCTTTATACAGCACTACGCTCAAGCTAAAAAATCCTATATTGATATTCGCGCAGCAGATTATGGCCTTCGGGAGATTGGCCATATGGGATATTTCCGTCAGGGCGCAGAAAAAATCTGGGATGAAGCATTGAACACCTTTAAGCACTTACATCAGCAGAAATATGCAGCCTGAAGATTGTTTTGATCCGGGGCCTGATTGCTGATAGATATCAGATACAGGGCGAATGTGATAAGTTTTTAGCAATCTCCAGCTTATGTTCCTGCCCGAAGCGGTCAACGTGCGTATAAAAAATGCCATAGCAGCCCACATAATATTCCAGGGACTGGTCATAGAAATTCCAGTAAATTGACCATTCTCCCAAGTCCAGACGACGAATATGTGTAGTGGTCCGTCCCGGCATTTTATAGAACAGTCTTTGTTGCAACTGTTCAGCCTGAGCCGGATCCTGAAGATCTGTTTTCTGCTGAAACAGTAAACTGGCGACATCATCGAACAATTCCTGTTCATGGGCTTCTACCACATGAACCATTTCCCGCCTGACGTAATTGGAGAGAGGAACGGCAGCCAACGCTGTAGCTATGTTTGATGCTTTGCCCTTGAGATAATGACGGATTTTATAAGTCTTTAGGCCCACCTGACAGGCTGCATAAAAGATCAGCAGCAGACAAAACAATAGCAAAAATTTAAGCATAATGGATTATCTCACCGGGCTGGTTCTAGGGATAGATGTCGTTTATTCATTTGAGAGTGACTTGAAGCTAAAGGCGGCTTCTCGGCTTAGCCTTCTTAAAGCGCTCACAAGCCTATTTTTATAGAGTCTTTTCTTCTAATTTTTCACTTCATATTAATAGCAGTCTTTAGACCGTCTGCCTTACTATGCTTAATCTAATTTAAACTGTTCAGACTTTAGGCAAAAGATAAATAAATGAGACAAATTATCAACAAAAAACGGCTTTTGCACGGCATTGTTTAGCAAATTTATCCCAAAATGACACAATCACGCTCTTGGTTTTCCAATTGGCTTTGCCGTCAAATGGAACCTCCCTATAAATGGTCGAGTAAATGAATAAAATTATGATTCGTGAAGGGAAGGTTCAGGATATACCGCAAATCATTCAGGTCATTCATGACAGTATTCAATCTTGTGTGCTGGATCATCAACGCGAAGACAGTGTGATCCAGACCTGGCTGGAAAAATTTAACCAGGCCTACCTGATCGTTGAAATGCTGTATAACGATTGCTGGGTCTATATTTTACATGACCGGGTTGTGGGCTTTTTAATGGTAAGTGACCGCGGTGAAATTCTGATGCACTATGTCAGTGCTGACTGCCAGCGCATGGGTTTTGGTACTCAGTTGATCCAGCAGATGTCTGTCTCTTTAGCCAGAAAAAAGATTCATCAGCTTGAAATACAGTCGACCCAGACCGCTTTAGCCTATTATCAAAAACATGGCTTTCTGACACGTATCAGCCCAGATGCTGAAGACCCTTATCGTTTATATAAATATACCTTCTGATCATTTTATTCTGCCATTTTTAACTGGTCACGCCCCGCCTGCTTTGCGGCATAAAGTTGGACATCCGCAGCTTTCATCAATTCATGAATATCGGTATAACGCTGCTGATCATCCATCCAGGCCACGCCTATACTCACCGTCACATAAGTCTTAGATCGCCCCGGTTCAAATGCTCAAACTGCTGTTCACGAACCTTCCGCAGTACATTTTCCAGATAAGCTGAGGCGACCTGAATGGTCACATTTTTCAGCAGAATCGCAAATTCCTCTCCCCCATAACGTGCTAGATAGGCAGATTCGGGTAATTCTTTCTGAATCACCTTCACCAGATTCTGTAAAATTTCATCCCCCTTCAAATGCCCATAATAATCGTTATAGTTCTTAAAATAATCGACATCCAGCATGCTAAAAATCAGGCTTTGCTGTGAATCTTGGTGCAGATGAGAAAAGTGCTTTTGTATTTCTTTATTCAAAGCTCGCCGGTTAAAGGCTCCTGTCAGCGCATCTATATTCATCTGGTCTTCCAGCCTGGTATTCAGCTCATATAATTGCCGGGTACGCTCCTTCACTTTCTGGTCCAGCGAGCTGTTTAGCTCCTTTAAACGTATATTTAGCTGCTCGGTTTGATAAGTGTGATGGGCATAGTTTCTGGACTGCTGAAACATGGTCAACAAGGCATACAGACTGGTTGAAATAAACAGTAAATTTGTAGTTTCAATAACATTGATCAGTAATAGATAATCATTCAAAAAGGTCAGGCACAAAAAAACCACTGCATATAAGGTGAGACGTGAATAAGGCAGTTTTTGCCGCAAGGTCTGATAAAAACCATAGATGAAATTACCCCCAATCACCCAACAGAAAATAGCGCTATACAGTGCCACACGTTCAAATATTTCCGGTTGAGTAAATAAGGTCACCGCACAGTTAAACAGCAGAAAAGCCACTGCTATATAATAAACATAACGATGCAGATAACGCTGATTAAACAGGTACATATAGCTGAGGAAAAACAGAATCGCCAAGAAGGTGAATAAATATTGCAGACGCATCCCCCAAAGCCAGTCAATACTGGTAAAGACCGAATAGGCATAAGGGGCATTAAACAGGTTGTGCAAAGCCAGAAAAACAATAAACAGGCCAAAGGTGAAAATACTTCTACTATTACGTTCCTTGGAACCACGAAAGACTGAAAATAAAATTGTAAAGCAGCCGATTCCCAACACCATGCCACTGACCATGCTGATACTCATCATAATCTGCTGGTACTGCCGGTTAATGGTGCTTGCTGTTCCAATCCGCAGCGGACGTTCGAGTCCTCCATGTAAAGTACTGTAGTTGGAGACTTGAATACTCAGGGTAAAATACTGGCTTTCTGGTACAAAATAACCGATCTGGGGCGCTCTTTTGGTGACTTGACCTGCCGCAGTGGTGCTGACTTTACCTAAACGCAGAATAAAATCACCATTCATATAGACCTGATAAGCGCCATATTGCGCCGGAATATGGATTGCTATTCTTCGTCCAATAAATTCTTTAGGAATTTTAAAATGGCCAATAAAAGTGCCATACCCCATATTTGATCCGGTCAGATTTTTAAAGGACGCCGGGAGCTGACAAACTTGTGGCTGGACCACCGGACTAGGTGCAGTAATAAACTGCCCCTGATAAAACAGCCAGTCCGTATCCAAAGACGTACTGGTGTTCTCAGTAAAGTTAATTTCCGCAATATCATGTTCGGGAGGCGGTGCAAAAGCAGATAAGGCTTGGGCTTGAGCTATCACCGATACAGTCAGTATGAGCCAAGCCACCACTACCTTATAGATATGCCTTATCATGTTTTGCAAAAGCGCAATATTCCTGAAAAACCGGTTATTTTT
The nucleotide sequence above comes from Acinetobacter sp. 10FS3-1. Encoded proteins:
- a CDS encoding GNAT family N-acetyltransferase gives rise to the protein MIREGKVQDIPQIIQVIHDSIQSCVLDHQREDSVIQTWLEKFNQAYLIVEMLYNDCWVYILHDRVVGFLMVSDRGEILMHYVSADCQRMGFGTQLIQQMSVSLARKKIHQLEIQSTQTALAYYQKHGFLTRISPDAEDPYRLYKYTF
- a CDS encoding alpha/beta fold hydrolase; its protein translation is MTQGKIQTRTVQFLAEDGYTLSGKLYQTEMPALANIVVACATGVPQAFYRRFAEYATAAGFQVLTFDYRGIATSAPKTLKNFKMSYLDWGRYDLTAAIEYLSKTGLDIYMIGHSYGGQALGLSKYHDRVEALYCFGTGAGWHGYMPFKEKIKVQVIWNIIFPPMVAVSGYLPWSLLKMGADLPYDVYREWRKWCKNPTYFFADPDLKALHDQYAKVQTRIYAIAALDDAWALPASRHAFIQHYAQAKKSYIDIRAADYGLREIGHMGYFRQGAEKIWDEALNTFKHLHQQKYAA